In Nitrospira sp., a single genomic region encodes these proteins:
- a CDS encoding response regulator translates to MSGQEVAVLVIEDEPEIRRFLRTTLPAHGFRLIEATTGQDGLTEARARNPDLILLDLGLPDLDGTEVIRQVREWTATPIIVLSAREQEQMKVGALDQGADDYVTKPFGVHELLARMRTALRHVARVADAGESVFSVEGLRVDLGRRQVFVSGKEIHLTPIEYKLLTALVRHAGKVLTHRQLLKEVWGPLHVDESHYLRVYMRQLRNKVETNPAQPRYLVTELGVGYRLKTD, encoded by the coding sequence ATGTCCGGACAGGAAGTCGCAGTGCTTGTCATAGAAGATGAACCGGAGATCCGGCGATTTCTCCGCACCACATTGCCCGCACACGGCTTTCGATTGATAGAAGCGACGACGGGACAGGACGGCCTCACTGAAGCCAGGGCGCGAAACCCGGATCTGATCTTACTCGATCTCGGTCTGCCCGATCTTGACGGAACCGAGGTGATTCGCCAGGTGCGGGAATGGACGGCCACGCCGATCATCGTGCTGTCCGCCCGGGAGCAGGAGCAGATGAAAGTCGGAGCGCTCGATCAGGGTGCCGATGATTACGTGACCAAGCCGTTCGGGGTTCACGAGCTTCTGGCTCGGATGCGCACCGCCTTGAGGCATGTCGCTCGTGTCGCCGACGCCGGCGAGTCGGTGTTTTCGGTCGAGGGATTGCGTGTTGATCTCGGACGGCGACAGGTGTTCGTGTCGGGCAAGGAAATCCATCTCACTCCGATCGAATACAAGCTGCTCACGGCGCTCGTCCGCCATGCCGGGAAGGTCCTGACCCATCGCCAATTGCTGAAGGAGGTGTGGGGTCCGTTGCACGTCGATGAATCTCATTACCTGCGAGTCTACATGCGACAACTTCGGAACAAGGTCGAGACCAATCCCGCGCAACCACGGTACCTGGTCACGGAGTTGGGGGTGGGGTATCGACTCAAGACGGACTGA
- a CDS encoding outer membrane beta-barrel protein, whose translation MNWNPLRRGGLAVWLIAAIIPVPASAEEQTSRPFADGSSVSGVPAESPVESAHFDKLLWHYGGFIDLGYSLDFNFPANHVFRDRSTTPKVNELNLNMVGGYVRKDATESSRWGTELLVQAGEDSKAFGFAVGLPEVPDSDVWRHFGRANVSYLAPVGNGLTVQAGLFNSFIGYESLYAKDNSNYTRAWIADYSPYLMFGVNAVYSFNDRWTGAFFIINDYFHLENSNSVPSYGGQVQYKPAPTWTFKETVYYGPDQSDTAIEFWRFFSDSIIEWKRDRVTLAIDYQVGTQRNASVAGNPRDFYTGAALETQWRIIGPWAVSVRPELYWDRNGLMTGSEQFIKAITTTGEYRIPYQRTNTICRLEYRYDDSTGPGGGFFKGTNNVLTPGQQMLIFSIVGTLDSP comes from the coding sequence GTGAACTGGAACCCATTGCGGAGGGGCGGTCTGGCCGTCTGGTTGATCGCCGCCATCATTCCAGTTCCGGCGTCGGCGGAAGAACAGACGTCTCGACCGTTCGCCGACGGCTCCTCCGTCTCGGGAGTTCCGGCAGAATCACCCGTTGAGTCGGCACACTTCGATAAGCTCCTCTGGCACTACGGAGGATTCATCGATCTCGGCTATTCGCTCGACTTCAATTTCCCAGCGAATCATGTGTTCCGTGATCGCAGCACGACACCGAAGGTCAACGAGCTGAATTTGAACATGGTAGGGGGTTACGTGCGTAAAGATGCGACTGAATCGTCTCGATGGGGGACGGAGTTGCTGGTGCAGGCCGGTGAGGACTCGAAGGCCTTCGGATTCGCGGTCGGACTACCCGAGGTGCCGGATTCCGATGTCTGGCGCCACTTCGGACGGGCAAATGTGTCCTATCTGGCTCCCGTCGGGAATGGGCTCACGGTTCAAGCGGGATTGTTCAACAGCTTTATCGGATACGAATCGCTGTATGCCAAAGACAACAGCAACTACACGCGCGCATGGATCGCCGACTATTCGCCCTACCTGATGTTTGGAGTCAATGCCGTCTACTCGTTCAACGACCGGTGGACCGGAGCCTTCTTCATCATCAATGACTACTTCCACCTGGAAAATTCGAACAGCGTCCCGAGCTACGGAGGGCAGGTGCAGTACAAGCCGGCTCCGACTTGGACCTTCAAAGAAACGGTCTATTACGGACCCGATCAGTCCGACACGGCGATAGAATTTTGGCGTTTCTTCTCGGACAGCATCATCGAATGGAAAAGAGACCGCGTCACTCTGGCCATCGACTATCAGGTCGGGACACAGAGAAATGCGTCCGTGGCCGGCAACCCTCGGGATTTCTACACGGGAGCCGCCCTGGAAACACAATGGCGCATCATCGGCCCCTGGGCGGTGTCGGTCAGGCCTGAGCTCTATTGGGACCGAAACGGGCTGATGACAGGATCCGAGCAATTCATCAAGGCCATCACGACCACGGGCGAGTACCGGATTCCCTACCAACGGACCAATACGATCTGCCGGCTGGAATACCGGTACGACGACTCCACCGGACCAGGCGGGGGATTCTTCAAGGGTACGAACAACGTGCTCACACCGGGGCAGCAGATGCTGATTTTTTCGATCGTCGGGACCCTCGACTCGCCGTAA
- a CDS encoding outer membrane beta-barrel protein, which yields MSSIVKGTTAIVRAGVIVDLLRFGTLSAMMFVSAWPAGALPADQEQGSAVPVRQTESDAARSDEKPRSLWRYGLYLDLSYAVDFNFPENHQWRSKVTTQRVNDPNLNMALAYVRKDANESSRWGMEFALQTGRDVDGEVPNASNRFGDPYESADTFSHFSRANVSYLAPIGTGLTLTAGLFNSFIGYESFYAKNNFNYTRAYISDYAPYFMFGASAQYRFSETVKTVFYIINRYNFLSDPNNLPGYGTQVSWAASPELTFTQNLYYGPDQSNTQLKYWRFFSDSILEWKRGDVTIAMAYDIGTERAIPEAGGEQELWTGGAIWTRWQLARLWAVAVRPELYYDPNGTLTGAKQFIKAVTTTLEYKWEYAWTTTIFRLEYRFDNSTGPQGGFYTGGQVAPGVIGLTPSQNLLFFSALWSFDSR from the coding sequence ATGAGTTCGATCGTCAAGGGAACCACTGCAATCGTGCGGGCGGGAGTGATCGTCGATCTCCTGAGATTTGGCACACTTTCCGCCATGATGTTCGTTTCAGCCTGGCCGGCTGGAGCTTTGCCGGCAGACCAGGAGCAGGGTTCGGCTGTTCCGGTCAGGCAAACAGAATCTGACGCCGCTCGAAGTGATGAAAAGCCGAGATCGCTCTGGCGCTATGGCCTCTATCTTGATCTGAGCTACGCAGTCGACTTCAACTTCCCCGAGAATCATCAGTGGCGCAGCAAGGTCACGACACAGCGGGTCAACGATCCGAATCTCAACATGGCGCTGGCTTATGTCAGGAAGGACGCCAATGAATCGTCCCGTTGGGGGATGGAGTTTGCCCTTCAAACCGGGCGCGATGTGGACGGAGAGGTCCCTAATGCCAGCAACCGGTTCGGGGACCCTTATGAGTCGGCTGATACCTTCAGTCACTTTTCCCGTGCCAATGTGTCCTATCTCGCACCGATCGGAACAGGTCTCACGCTCACGGCAGGGTTGTTCAACAGCTTCATCGGCTACGAATCGTTCTATGCCAAGAACAACTTCAATTATACGAGAGCGTATATATCGGATTATGCGCCCTATTTCATGTTCGGAGCGTCCGCGCAGTACCGGTTCAGCGAAACGGTCAAGACCGTGTTCTACATCATCAACCGATACAACTTCCTCTCAGACCCCAACAACCTTCCCGGTTATGGTACACAGGTCAGTTGGGCGGCTTCGCCGGAGCTGACCTTCACCCAAAACCTCTACTACGGACCGGATCAGTCGAATACTCAGCTCAAATATTGGCGCTTCTTCTCGGACAGCATTCTGGAGTGGAAACGCGGCGATGTCACGATCGCGATGGCCTACGACATCGGTACCGAACGCGCGATCCCGGAGGCGGGGGGAGAACAGGAGTTGTGGACGGGAGGCGCGATCTGGACCCGTTGGCAATTGGCGCGGCTCTGGGCGGTCGCAGTGCGACCTGAGCTGTACTATGACCCGAACGGGACATTAACGGGCGCGAAACAGTTCATCAAGGCCGTCACGACCACCTTGGAGTACAAATGGGAATACGCCTGGACGACCACGATCTTTCGTCTCGAATACCGGTTCGACAATTCCACAGGACCACAAGGAGGATTCTACACAGGGGGGCAGGTCGCTCCCGGTGTCATCGGACTGACTCCATCTCAGAATCTCCTGTTCTTTTCAGCGCTCTGGAGCTTTGATTCTCGATGA
- a CDS encoding M20/M25/M40 family metallo-hydrolase — translation MSLNAALEKYVPDCRTRFEDLLGQMVEIPSISMDPARAGDIRRMATMAVDVLRGLDADARIVETGGYPIVSGGWMTGSHHPTVTIYNHMDVQPAQEAEWTRDPFAFANESGIYRGRGATDDKGPALSALFGARLAVEQGVPINIRFLWELEEEIGSPHFAAGLKDRDAVPRPDSVIVSDTIWIAKGRPAVPYGLRGLIGARLTLRTGSKDAHSGVTGGAARNPLAELMDVALACVNAKTGEVRIPGFYKDVIAPTKAEIASFLRSGFEVRRFKTAYGFHSLRTEIPAEVTRRIWAAPTFEIHGLTGGYHGPGVKTIVPGHGELKVSMRLVPNQTPEKIFALLKAHVRKLNPNVRVEPEGMLHPFKGSFDGPYVDCVRRAAKAGFGKEPAFIREGGSIGAVVTMQKIWKVPILFLGLSLPEHGYHAPNEYFDWGQASGGMKAFAHYFSDLARMGK, via the coding sequence ATGAGCCTGAATGCCGCTCTCGAGAAATATGTGCCGGATTGCCGCACGCGGTTTGAAGACCTGCTCGGGCAGATGGTCGAGATCCCGTCGATCAGCATGGATCCGGCGCGCGCGGGCGACATCCGACGCATGGCGACCATGGCCGTCGACGTGCTGAGGGGATTGGATGCAGATGCTCGGATTGTGGAAACCGGCGGCTATCCGATCGTATCTGGCGGCTGGATGACCGGCTCACATCATCCCACCGTGACGATCTACAACCACATGGACGTCCAGCCGGCGCAAGAGGCGGAGTGGACGAGAGACCCGTTCGCCTTCGCGAACGAGAGCGGCATCTATCGAGGTCGCGGTGCCACGGACGACAAAGGACCGGCACTCTCCGCCCTCTTTGGAGCCCGATTGGCGGTAGAGCAGGGCGTACCGATCAACATCCGGTTCCTCTGGGAGCTGGAGGAAGAAATCGGAAGCCCCCATTTCGCCGCGGGACTGAAGGACCGCGACGCGGTTCCGCGTCCCGATTCGGTGATCGTGTCCGACACAATCTGGATTGCGAAGGGGCGGCCGGCCGTGCCCTATGGATTGCGCGGCTTGATCGGAGCCAGACTGACTCTTCGCACCGGTTCAAAGGACGCGCATTCCGGTGTAACGGGAGGCGCGGCCAGAAACCCTCTGGCCGAATTGATGGACGTGGCGCTGGCCTGCGTGAATGCCAAGACGGGAGAGGTCAGGATTCCCGGATTCTACAAGGACGTCATCGCTCCGACCAAGGCGGAGATCGCAAGTTTCTTGAGATCCGGGTTCGAGGTGAGGCGGTTCAAAACGGCCTACGGATTCCACTCGCTGCGGACGGAGATTCCCGCGGAAGTGACCCGCCGGATCTGGGCCGCACCGACGTTCGAGATTCACGGCTTGACGGGTGGCTATCACGGCCCCGGCGTGAAAACCATCGTGCCCGGCCACGGCGAGCTGAAAGTCAGCATGAGGCTCGTGCCGAATCAGACTCCGGAAAAGATCTTCGCGTTGCTGAAGGCGCACGTGCGGAAGCTCAATCCGAACGTCCGCGTGGAGCCGGAAGGGATGCTGCATCCCTTCAAGGGCAGCTTCGACGGCCCCTATGTGGACTGCGTAAGGCGCGCGGCGAAGGCGGGATTCGGCAAAGAGCCGGCCTTCATTCGTGAGGGCGGCTCGATCGGCGCCGTCGTGACGATGCAGAAGATCTGGAAGGTGCCGATTCTGTTTTTAGGCCTCAGCCTGCCCGAACATGGATACCACGCTCCCAACGAGTACTTCGATTGGGGCCAGGCTTCGGGGGGGATGAAGGCGTTCGCGCATTATTTTTCGGATCTGGCCCGAATGGGAAAGTAG
- the aat gene encoding leucyl/phenylalanyl-tRNA--protein transferase: MFRLSSDPHDLQFPSVDSASPEGLLAVGGDLRAERLLEAYRHGIFPWYNDDQPILWWSPDPRAVVFPDKLHVPRSLERTIRRGEFRVTLDTCFRDVMTQCAGPRPQYPEGGTWITPTMVEAYSTLHELGYAHSIETWKDEKLVGGLYGVALGGAFFAESMFTKVDDASKVALVLLIQQLRAWGFHIIDCQQSSPHVTRFGAENIPRREFTTHLASALTIPNRLGRWEFDAID; encoded by the coding sequence ATGTTCCGGCTGAGTTCGGATCCACACGATCTGCAGTTTCCTTCTGTAGATTCGGCTTCGCCTGAGGGTCTGTTGGCCGTCGGAGGCGATCTGCGAGCGGAACGGTTGCTCGAAGCCTACCGCCACGGCATATTCCCCTGGTACAACGACGATCAGCCTATCTTATGGTGGTCCCCGGACCCCCGAGCGGTGGTCTTTCCAGATAAGCTTCACGTGCCCCGTAGCTTGGAACGCACGATTCGGCGCGGCGAGTTTCGCGTGACGCTTGATACCTGCTTCAGGGATGTCATGACTCAATGCGCCGGCCCTCGGCCGCAATATCCGGAGGGAGGCACCTGGATCACTCCGACGATGGTCGAGGCCTATTCGACGCTTCACGAGTTAGGCTACGCCCATTCAATCGAAACGTGGAAGGATGAGAAATTAGTCGGCGGACTTTACGGCGTGGCGCTCGGGGGAGCTTTTTTCGCCGAGTCAATGTTTACGAAGGTGGATGACGCATCGAAAGTGGCCCTGGTGCTGCTGATTCAGCAACTCCGCGCCTGGGGATTCCATATCATCGACTGTCAACAATCCTCTCCCCACGTCACGCGCTTCGGCGCGGAGAACATTCCCCGCCGCGAATTCACCACCCACTTGGCTTCAGCGCTCACAATCCCCAACCGCCTGGGGCGTTGGGAGTTTGACGCAATTGATTAA
- a CDS encoding c-type cytochrome: MIPVWAIVWAFIGLFSWLEARSATPEELEQGRAIYERHCADCHGTEGRGDGKLAPSLSPRPGNFVSALTSAKTDQDLLKIIANGRTRTAMEGWNNRLSEEEQRAALAYIRSLVRFSRSSATPPRTP, translated from the coding sequence ATGATACCGGTATGGGCAATCGTGTGGGCTTTCATTGGCCTGTTCTCGTGGTTGGAGGCCCGGTCCGCGACGCCGGAAGAGTTGGAGCAGGGGCGCGCGATTTATGAGCGCCATTGCGCCGATTGCCACGGAACGGAAGGCCGCGGCGACGGCAAACTCGCGCCCTCCCTCTCGCCGAGACCGGGCAACTTCGTCTCGGCCCTGACATCCGCGAAGACGGATCAGGACCTCCTGAAAATCATCGCCAACGGGCGGACGCGGACCGCCATGGAGGGCTGGAACAACCGCTTGTCTGAGGAAGAACAACGCGCCGCACTCGCGTACATCCGCTCGCTGGTCCGATTTTCACGCTCTTCGGCGACGCCGCCCCGGACCCCCTAG
- a CDS encoding sigma-70 family RNA polymerase sigma factor, whose amino-acid sequence MRRTPSSKSSRTSRQPDDFDKLYRDHVDLVYRYAHRLCGEMESAKDLVQETFLNAYRGFSGFRGDARISTWLYTIASRACMRMRRKRRGQPERELSLDEFIPTSEGEFHLQIPVDGLTPEEALENKELREALDQAIQKLPSKYRVTLVLRDMEGLSAKEVASIIGANERAVKSRLHRARLFVRRELSARGLTESARDSDAGSRESGGFSA is encoded by the coding sequence ATGCGTCGCACGCCATCTTCCAAATCATCCCGCACCTCACGGCAGCCGGATGATTTTGATAAACTGTACCGAGACCATGTGGATTTGGTGTATCGATACGCTCATCGACTCTGCGGCGAAATGGAGTCGGCCAAGGATCTCGTCCAAGAAACCTTTCTCAACGCCTACAGAGGCTTCAGTGGATTTCGCGGCGACGCACGGATCTCGACCTGGCTCTATACGATCGCATCGCGCGCCTGTATGCGCATGCGACGCAAGCGCAGAGGGCAACCGGAGCGCGAGCTGTCGCTCGACGAGTTCATTCCGACCTCCGAGGGCGAGTTTCATCTGCAGATTCCGGTCGACGGACTGACCCCCGAAGAAGCGCTCGAGAACAAGGAGTTGCGGGAAGCGTTGGATCAGGCCATTCAAAAGTTGCCGAGCAAGTACCGCGTGACCTTGGTACTGCGCGACATGGAAGGGCTGAGCGCGAAAGAGGTCGCCAGCATCATCGGTGCGAACGAACGGGCGGTCAAATCACGCCTGCACCGAGCGAGGCTGTTCGTTAGACGCGAATTGAGCGCGCGAGGGCTCACCGAATCGGCACGAGACTCAGACGCGGGATCACGCGAATCTGGAGGGTTCTCGGCATGA
- the der gene encoding ribosome biogenesis GTPase Der, whose amino-acid sequence MSAHSALSTLPSALPLVAIIGRPNVGKSTLFNRILGSRTAIVDDVPGVTRDRNYADTNYRNRPFRLIDTGGLEPAASDGMLALIRRQSELAIAEADVLILLMDGRAGLTPQDQEVVRLLRGTTKPLFVAINKIDTPKTEVLVADFYQLGIESLYPISAEHGIGVADLLDALYPLLSDQQETEEQNPVPRVAVVGRPNVGKSTLVNAVLGEERVVVSDVPGTTRDAVDSLATYEGRRYLFTDTAGIRRRGKVDRGIEGYSVARSLRAIGRSDVAVLLLDGEEGITEQDTKIAGLIIRQGRACLLLVNKWDLREGDVEARQRFERDLERRFPFLTWAPVLFGAAVKPDSLRRLFPAIDGVYASFTRRIPTGELNQLLQTILATHPLPTRKGKPTKITKSAFMTQVATRPPVFALFVGHPENITPAYLRYLEHRLREAYGFSGTPIRLLVRKK is encoded by the coding sequence ATGTCTGCACACTCGGCACTCAGCACCCTGCCCTCAGCACTTCCGCTCGTCGCCATCATCGGGCGGCCGAATGTCGGCAAGTCGACGCTGTTCAACCGCATCCTCGGGAGCCGAACCGCCATCGTCGACGATGTCCCCGGTGTGACCCGGGACCGAAACTATGCGGATACCAACTACCGGAACCGTCCTTTTCGGCTGATCGACACCGGCGGGCTCGAGCCGGCCGCTTCGGATGGGATGCTGGCCCTCATCAGACGACAATCCGAGTTGGCCATCGCCGAAGCCGACGTGCTGATCCTTCTGATGGACGGACGAGCCGGCTTGACCCCGCAGGACCAGGAAGTCGTCCGGCTCCTGCGCGGCACCACCAAGCCGTTGTTCGTGGCCATCAACAAGATCGACACACCGAAGACCGAAGTCCTCGTCGCGGATTTCTATCAGCTCGGGATCGAGTCGTTGTATCCGATCTCAGCCGAACACGGAATCGGCGTGGCCGATCTGCTGGACGCTCTGTATCCATTGCTGTCCGACCAGCAGGAGACCGAGGAACAGAACCCGGTGCCGCGCGTGGCGGTCGTCGGGCGGCCGAATGTCGGGAAATCCACGCTCGTCAACGCAGTATTGGGAGAGGAACGGGTCGTGGTGAGCGACGTTCCCGGAACGACTCGGGATGCCGTCGATTCACTGGCGACGTACGAGGGACGACGATACCTGTTCACGGATACTGCGGGCATCCGCCGTCGCGGGAAGGTGGATCGTGGGATCGAGGGATACAGCGTGGCCCGTTCGTTGCGGGCCATCGGCCGATCCGATGTCGCGGTCCTGTTGCTCGACGGCGAGGAGGGCATTACCGAACAGGACACCAAAATCGCAGGCCTCATCATCAGGCAGGGCCGCGCGTGCCTGCTATTGGTGAACAAGTGGGATTTGCGAGAAGGGGATGTGGAGGCCCGGCAACGGTTCGAGCGGGATCTCGAGCGGCGATTTCCTTTCCTCACCTGGGCGCCCGTGCTCTTCGGCGCCGCCGTCAAACCCGATTCGTTGCGACGTCTCTTCCCCGCTATCGACGGCGTCTATGCCTCGTTCACCCGGCGAATACCGACCGGCGAACTCAATCAACTGCTTCAGACCATTCTCGCCACCCATCCGCTGCCGACCCGCAAAGGGAAGCCGACGAAGATCACGAAATCGGCCTTCATGACGCAGGTCGCGACGAGACCTCCTGTTTTCGCCCTGTTTGTCGGGCATCCGGAAAACATCACGCCGGCATACCTGCGCTACCTGGAACACCGGCTCCGGGAAGCGTACGGCTTCTCAGGCACCCCCATTCGGCTTCTCGTCAGGAAAAAATAG
- a CDS encoding haloacid dehalogenase-like hydrolase yields the protein MSQPSAPRPHPFFDWDRIDDVLVDMDGTLLDRHFDNFFFETELPRRYAIREKLSLDESRERLMAMYRSVEEELAWTDLHYWTSRVGIDVVAMHRELDHMIGFLPGATAFLSAMGQRGKRVTVLTNAHPAGVAIKTAKTGLERQVNRIVDAFEVGYLKMRPQYWPACRALVKFDPSRALFIDDDERCLAAARQFGILHLLHSAKSSTKSPPAFSASFRSVEDLSSLLNGTAPSFG from the coding sequence ATGTCTCAGCCCTCGGCACCCAGGCCTCACCCCTTCTTCGATTGGGACCGGATCGACGACGTCCTGGTCGACATGGACGGCACCCTGCTGGACCGGCACTTCGACAATTTCTTTTTCGAAACAGAATTACCCCGCCGGTACGCCATACGCGAGAAGCTGTCGCTCGACGAATCACGGGAGCGGTTGATGGCGATGTATCGCTCGGTCGAAGAAGAGCTGGCCTGGACCGATCTTCATTACTGGACATCTCGCGTCGGCATCGACGTGGTGGCCATGCATCGAGAACTGGACCACATGATCGGGTTTCTGCCCGGGGCGACGGCGTTTCTGTCCGCAATGGGACAGAGAGGAAAACGGGTAACCGTTCTCACGAACGCCCATCCGGCGGGCGTCGCGATCAAGACGGCCAAGACCGGCCTGGAGCGCCAGGTGAACCGCATCGTCGACGCGTTCGAGGTGGGCTACTTGAAGATGCGTCCACAATACTGGCCGGCCTGCAGGGCGTTGGTGAAGTTTGATCCGAGCAGGGCCCTCTTCATCGACGATGACGAGCGCTGTTTGGCGGCGGCCAGGCAGTTCGGCATTCTCCATCTCCTCCATAGCGCGAAGTCCAGCACAAAATCGCCGCCGGCATTTTCAGCCTCATTTCGGTCGGTCGAGGATCTTTCGTCTCTCCTCAACGGAACCGCGCCCTCCTTCGGCTGA
- a CDS encoding class I SAM-dependent methyltransferase produces MGLYSAYVFPRLMDWLMQGKEFQRLRSALLTVVRGDVLEIGFGSGLNLTHYPPGIRHLTAADPARFLPLVVARRRAVVSFPVEIHQLAAEALPFDDHRFDWVVSTWTLCSIADPLRALAEVRRVLTPEGRFIFLEHGRCQDDRIAAWQDRLNPIQNVLGCGCHLNRRIDRLIEQASFRLIRLDRFHMTGAPRLVGAMYQGWAEPSPANRSAEGGRGSVEERRKILDRPK; encoded by the coding sequence ATGGGCCTGTATTCGGCGTATGTCTTTCCACGCCTCATGGACTGGCTGATGCAGGGGAAGGAGTTTCAGCGCCTCCGAAGCGCGCTCTTGACCGTCGTCCGGGGGGACGTGCTGGAGATCGGGTTTGGTTCAGGCCTGAATCTGACTCACTATCCTCCAGGGATTCGACACCTGACGGCGGCAGACCCGGCTCGCTTTCTGCCTCTCGTCGTGGCTCGACGAAGGGCTGTAGTCTCCTTCCCCGTCGAGATCCATCAGCTGGCCGCGGAGGCATTGCCGTTTGACGATCATCGGTTCGACTGGGTGGTCAGCACTTGGACGCTGTGCAGTATCGCGGATCCGCTCAGGGCTCTGGCGGAGGTTCGGCGGGTGCTCACACCCGAGGGACGTTTCATTTTTCTGGAACATGGTCGATGCCAGGACGACCGCATCGCGGCCTGGCAAGATCGGCTCAACCCGATCCAGAACGTCCTTGGATGCGGCTGTCACCTGAACCGCCGGATCGACCGGCTCATCGAGCAAGCCAGCTTCCGGCTCATCCGATTGGACCGATTTCACATGACCGGAGCGCCGAGACTCGTCGGAGCGATGTACCAAGGTTGGGCCGAGCCGAGCCCGGCGAATCGGTCAGCCGAAGGAGGGCGCGGTTCCGTTGAGGAGAGACGAAAGATCCTCGACCGACCGAAATGA
- a CDS encoding outer membrane beta-barrel protein, with translation MEAGPGVFFLRQERLTSSGTNYSQSNTRFGLNTQVGLRYRMTEHWALFGEWKFNYAKINLSGQADINQYGINSAATLNQVIFGVGYHF, from the coding sequence ATCGAGGCGGGGCCCGGTGTCTTCTTTCTACGCCAGGAACGGCTCACAAGCAGCGGAACCAACTACTCGCAATCCAACACGAGATTCGGCTTGAACACTCAGGTGGGCCTGCGCTATCGCATGACGGAGCATTGGGCTCTGTTCGGGGAGTGGAAGTTCAATTATGCCAAGATCAATCTGTCCGGTCAGGCCGACATCAATCAGTACGGCATCAATTCGGCGGCTACGTTGAATCAAGTCATCTTCGGCGTCGGCTATCACTTCTAA